TGGCCCGACTGGAGAGGAAAATCTGCTAAAACCGACCCCGAAGGTTTGACAATGCTCTCATTTTCAACCGATAAAGAGACCTACAAAGTAGGCGAAGAAGTTAACGTTATAATTCCAAAAAGTTCAAACGGTAGAGCTCTTGTCAGCTTAGAAAAAGGTTCTAGAGTCTTCAGCAAGCAATGGGTTAAAACTTCCGATACGGAAGACACAAAGTATACCTTTAAAGTTACAGATGAAATGACTCCTAACATTTACATCTTCATTTCATTGCTTCAACCACATAGTCAAACTTCTAACGACTTGCCAATCAGGCTTTATGGCGTTGTAAATATCAACGTTGAAAATGATAACAGCAAGTTATCGCCTAAAATTGCAATGCCTGACGAATTAAAACCTGAAACGGATTTTGATGTTACAATTTCTGAAACAAACGGTAAACCAATGACTTACACTCTTGCAGTTGTTGATGAAGGTTTGTTGGATATTACAGGATTCAGAACTCCCAACGCTTGGAGCGAATTTTACAGCAAAGAAGCGTTAAGCGTTCGTACTTGGGACTTATTCGATAAAGTTATCGGTGCTCATGGTTTGGCAGTTGGACCACTACTCAACATAGGTGGAGACGAAGCTCTTAAAGGCTCAAGCAACAAAGTTAACAGATTTAAACCTGTTGTCAGATTTATAGGACCATTCACCGTTAAGGCTAACGGGAAAAACACTCATAAAATTACAATGCCGCAATATGTTGGTTCAGTCAGAGTTATGGTTGTTGCCGGCTATGAGGGTGCATACGGAAGTGCAGAAAAAACAGTTCCTGTTAAAAATGCACTGATGACAATCTCTACATTGCCAAGAGTTTTAGGACCTAAAGAAGAAGTGCTATTACCTGTAAACGTTTTTGCTATGAGTCCGCATGTTAAAAATGTAACTGTTTCGGTAGAAACCGAAGGATTGCTGAAAGCGACAGATGGAAGTTCGCAGCAAGTTACATTTAATAATACAGGCGATAAAATATTGTACTTCAAATTAAAATCTTCGGCAAAAACAGGCGTTGAGCAAGTTAGAATCAAAGCAACGGGTGGAGGCGAGTCTTCTAACGAAGTTATTAATATTGAAATTAGAAATCCAAATCCGCCTACTGTTAAAAGTCAAGGAATGTTTATCGACGCAAACTCTACGGTAACGTTAAACGTAAAAACCGATGAAGTTTCGCCTTACGACTGGACTAAACTTGAAGTTTCTCGTTTCCCTTCGGTAAACTTAACTAAAAACTACAATTACTTGCTTGATTGTGAGTTTACCAGCAGCGAACACTTGACTTCCAGAGCGTTCCCGCTATTATACATCGATAAGTTTGATAAAATAAGTGATGATGATAAGAAGAAATACGATGAAATTATTACACAAAGTATCAAAAACTTATCGTTAAGACAATTATCGGACGGCGGATTTAAGTTCTGGTCAACAAACACTTATTCAAACGAATGGATTTCGACTTACGCCGGGCACTTTTTAGTTGAAGCTAAAAATAAAGGCTACGATGTTCCTAATAAGATTTTGAATAATTGGGCGAAATATCAGCAAAAACTTGCACGCAACTGGACACATACTACTACCTCGACAAGTTATTATAGTATAAATATGACTGAATTGCAACAGTCATACCGTCTATACACACTTGCGCTACACGGAAAAGCAGAACAAGGTGCAATGAACCGAATGAAAGAAATTAAAGACTTGTCATTGCAAGCTAAATGGCGTCTTGCAGCAGCTTACGCTATTATTAATAAAACCAAAATTGCAAACGATATTGTTTTTAAATTAGATGATAAAGTCAGCGATTACGAAAGCAATAATAATACTTACGGAAGCTCGACTAGAGACCATGCAATGATAATGGAAACATACTTGCTACTCGGTAAAACCGATAAAGCTATGGAACTTGCATTTAGCGTATCCGACAGGTTGTCATCTAATTACGCATCTTCGCAAGAAACAGCGTTCGGACTTATTGCTATGGCAAAATTAGCTGACAAAATGGGACAGGGAAATATAAATGCTGAGTGGACTGTTAACGACAAGAAAATGAAAGATATTCACACTCCTAAACCGTTCTATCAGCATAGTATTAATCCCGATACAAGTATTACTGTTCAAATTACCAACAAAGGAAACAATAAGATATTTGCAAGACTAACTTCGCAAACTATTCCTATTGAAGACGATTTCGTTCCTGAAAACACTTCGTTAAATCTTACGGTTACATATACCGATAAACTCGGTAAACCGATAGATATTACAAAACTAAAACAAGGTACGGAGTTCACTGCTACTGTTACTATAGAAAACACTTCGCACTTTAATTTTAACAATGTTGTGCTTGCACAAATATTCCCATCGGGTTGGGAAGTGTATAATGAAGGTTTAATGAGCAGTACATATAACAATGACCGCAATTCTTACTATATAAATCACAGAGACTTCCGCGACGATAGGGTTCTGACTTATTTTGACATATATTCAGGCAAAAAAATACAAGTTTCGGTTAATTTGCAAGCAGCATATCGTGGTAAGTATTATTTGCCTGCTACTGTTTGTCAAGTGCTTTATAATCCTACTGAGCAAGGTAGAAGTCAAGGAAAGTGGGTAGAAGTTGTCAACTAATATGAAATGCTACGGTTTTTTAAAAACTTATATGGTAGATTTTTAAAACTAGGATATTTTTCTAAAATATGCATAGTAACATTTTTGGTACTTTTCTTAATATATGTGTT
This is a stretch of genomic DNA from Lentimicrobiaceae bacterium. It encodes these proteins:
- a CDS encoding MG2 domain-containing protein; the protein is ELRRFGRLVMKKRIRLDEDKSLDLSKPNTFDLDLSTMFNQDPGALYMVKLSMKHEYSAYPCAGSNPRTIEDNKNQGSFSNITEEENAVWDVQSSYYYEYTDWDDYNWEESDDPCKPSFYIGSGTSVQKVLMASNIGIIAKLSDNNTVTVAVTDIVTTNPISGASVKLYNYQLQEIGSGKTNSDGLVDIEFEYSQPFVISATKGDDIGYLDMKNESSLSLSRFQVDGKQLQKGLKGYIYGERGIWRPGDTIHLTFILEDKEKKLPKSHPVVLEVYTPFRQLYHREVQTEGVNGFYNFKFATDPSVTTGTWQSYIKVGGASFYKALNIETIKPNRLKINLVCDSIINASKNIFSGRLNVQWLHGSPAVNLKSEVELTLSKTSRPFPAYKDYEFNNPLIKFSDATYTVYDGLLNSAGSAQISTKLAMSENAPGMLKGNILSKVYEAGGDMSFYSQSVMYSPYSSYVGIKTPRNGNSRYLETDKPIVFDIATLNMYGEKVSRNQLEYKVYKLKWSWWWSTSYENLSSYTNNTAVVPLATGTISTQNGVGKVNFQVDYPEWGRYLILVKDPVSGHTAGDIFYVDWPDWRGKSAKTDPEGLTMLSFSTDKETYKVGEEVNVIIPKSSNGRALVSLEKGSRVFSKQWVKTSDTEDTKYTFKVTDEMTPNIYIFISLLQPHSQTSNDLPIRLYGVVNINVENDNSKLSPKIAMPDELKPETDFDVTISETNGKPMTYTLAVVDEGLLDITGFRTPNAWSEFYSKEALSVRTWDLFDKVIGAHGLAVGPLLNIGGDEALKGSSNKVNRFKPVVRFIGPFTVKANGKNTHKITMPQYVGSVRVMVVAGYEGAYGSAEKTVPVKNALMTISTLPRVLGPKEEVLLPVNVFAMSPHVKNVTVSVETEGLLKATDGSSQQVTFNNTGDKILYFKLKSSAKTGVEQVRIKATGGGESSNEVINIEIRNPNPPTVKSQGMFIDANSTVTLNVKTDEVSPYDWTKLEVSRFPSVNLTKNYNYLLDCEFTSSEHLTSRAFPLLYIDKFDKISDDDKKKYDEIITQSIKNLSLRQLSDGGFKFWSTNTYSNEWISTYAGHFLVEAKNKGYDVPNKILNNWAKYQQKLARNWTHTTTSTSYYSINMTELQQSYRLYTLALHGKAEQGAMNRMKEIKDLSLQAKWRLAAAYAIINKTKIANDIVFKLDDKVSDYESNNNTYGSSTRDHAMIMETYLLLGKTDKAMELAFSVSDRLSSNYASSQETAFGLIAMAKLADKMGQGNINAEWTVNDKKMKDIHTPKPFYQHSINPDTSITVQITNKGNNKIFARLTSQTIPIEDDFVPENTSLNLTVTYTDKLGKPIDITKLKQGTEFTATVTIENTSHFNFNNVVLAQIFPSGWEVYNEGLMSSTYNNDRNSYYINHRDFRDDRVLTYFDIYSGKKIQVSVNLQAAYRGKYYLPATVCQVLYNPTEQGRSQGKWVEVVN